The Algoriphagus halophilus genome window below encodes:
- a CDS encoding AAA family ATPase → MHQEKIQAVIEEVKKVVVGQDRMVNRLLIGLFTNGHILLEGVPGLAKTLTVNTLAKVLHLDFNRIQFTPDLLPADLIGTMIYNQQTGDFEVKKGPIFSNLILADEVNRSPAKVQSALLEAMQEKQVTIGETTFQLDRPFLVLATQNPVDQEGTYPLPEAQVDRFMMKVHIDYPSKADEMEVMRRMANMSFTNEVNPMLSKQDVFDIRNQINAVKIAEPLEHYIIELVFATRFPNQYGLNNEAKYIMFGVSPRASINLNLAAKAVAYMDGRDYVLPEDIKEIAEDVLNHRIILNYEAEADGINTRDLVKILMEKVPINKSVTF, encoded by the coding sequence ATGCATCAGGAAAAAATTCAAGCAGTAATAGAAGAAGTAAAAAAGGTGGTCGTAGGACAAGACCGGATGGTCAATAGATTGTTGATCGGCCTCTTTACCAATGGACATATATTATTAGAAGGTGTGCCAGGACTGGCAAAAACCTTGACTGTGAATACACTCGCAAAAGTCTTACACCTAGATTTCAATCGAATTCAGTTTACGCCGGATTTGTTACCAGCGGATTTGATCGGGACCATGATCTATAATCAGCAAACAGGTGATTTTGAAGTAAAAAAGGGTCCCATATTTTCCAATTTGATTTTGGCAGATGAGGTGAACCGATCTCCTGCCAAAGTTCAATCCGCTTTATTAGAGGCGATGCAGGAGAAACAAGTAACCATTGGAGAGACTACGTTCCAATTGGATCGGCCATTTTTGGTACTTGCTACTCAAAACCCTGTGGATCAAGAAGGAACCTATCCGCTTCCGGAAGCACAGGTCGATCGTTTTATGATGAAAGTCCATATTGACTATCCTAGTAAAGCAGACGAAATGGAAGTCATGAGAAGGATGGCTAATATGTCTTTTACCAATGAAGTGAACCCTATGCTTTCCAAGCAGGACGTATTTGATATTAGAAATCAGATCAATGCAGTAAAAATTGCAGAGCCTTTGGAACACTATATAATTGAATTGGTATTTGCAACAAGATTTCCAAATCAATATGGTTTGAACAATGAGGCCAAGTACATCATGTTTGGGGTGTCTCCAAGAGCGAGTATCAATTTAAACTTGGCTGCCAAGGCTGTGGCCTACATGGATGGCAGAGATTATGTATTACCAGAAGATATCAAAGAGATAGCTGAGGATGTGTTAAATCACCGAATTATTC